A stretch of DNA from Rhizobium sullae:
CAGCGAAGTTTGGCTGATCATGCCGTGATAGGTCTTGTCGCGGCCGAGGATGATCGCGTATTCACGATCGTAATTCTTCATTCGCTCGAGCGCTGCGGCAGCGGACACGCCTTCGCGCTCGATGATCGTCACCTGCGACTTGCGGGCAACATCGCCGGCCTTGAAGACATGGGCGACATCGACATTGCGGAAGAACGAGCGAACATAGTCGTTGGCCGGCTGGGTGACGATTTCGTCGGGCGTGCCGACCTGCACGACATTGCCGTTCTGCATGATGCAGATCCGGTCGCCGATGCGCATCGCCTCGTCGAGATCGTGGCTGACGAAAACGATGGTGCGGCTGTGTTCCGACTGCAGGCGAACCAGTTCGTCCTGCATTTCCGTGCGGATCAGCGGGTCGAGGGCCGAGAAGGCTTCGTCCATCAGCAGGATCGTCGGCTCGCTGGCCAGTGCGCGGGCGAGGCCGACGCGCTGCTTCATGCCACCGGAGAGCTGGTCCGGGCGGCTGTCGGCATAGCCATCGAGGCCGACAGCCTTCAGCGCCGCCAGTGCCTTCTGCTTGCGGCCGGCCTCGCCGACACCGGCGACTTCGAGACCGAAGGCGGCGTTGTTGAGGACCGTGCGGTTCGGCAGCAGTGCAACGGATTGGAAGACCATGCTGATGTCGCGGCGGCGAAGCGCGATCAGCTCGCTGCGCGACATGCCGGTGATGTCGCGGCCATCGATCTCGATCGATCCGGAACTCGGTTCGATCAGTCGGTTGAGAAGGCGCAGCAGCGTTGATTTGCCGGAGCCCGACAGGCCCATGATCACGAATATCTCGCCGGCACGAATATCGAAACTGGCGTCGTTGACGCCGATCGAGCAGCCCGTTGCTGCATGAATTTCAGACTTGGTCTTTCCGGCCCGCAGTAGTGCGAAGGCTTTTTTCGGATGCTCGCCGAAGACTTTGTAGATGTTCTTGAGGCTGATCTTGGTCGTTGCCGATTGTGTCGGCGCGTCTTTTTCAGTTGCAGAATTCATATAATTTGGGCGCCGAGCTCAAGAGGCCAGGCATTCTCCTTTTTTAGCCGATGCTTGTCGAGACGACAGTATCTGCTGCGCACTTCCAAGTGTCGGCTGTATTTTCAACGTAGCAAAGCGCTATTGATTTAATCACTTATCTGGCCATCCAAGTATGGCTCTGTCATCATGGCAATCATCGACAGTAACGTCTGCGTTCGGCGCTTCATGTTCCTTCGAAACCAGCGCTTCGGCGGAGAAGTTGAACGTTATGTAGGTGGATATACGCTCGATGTCCATAAAAAAATGAAATTTATTGCCCGCGGGTCATTGTGATGGCGCAAAAATAGGCCGTTTTGGGCTTCTGCGACCCTGGCGTTGTGGGAGGCTTCGGGTGCATCCAGCGCTGGGTTGCGAAACGCGTGTGTCGCAAAGCGGTCGGCCGAACGCGTTGAGCTGAAATACGTTCTGCTCTTCACGCCTTATTGCCTTTTGAAGTCCGAAGAGACGCGCGAGCAGATCGTTCTGATCATTGACGGTCCACTCTCCGGAGAAGCCAAACCCTTTTCGCAGCCACAGTATCGCTTCGAACCCTGCGATAGTTCGACGCGCGGTTTTGAAGGATTGGAATCCGCCGATCTTCGGCAGGCATCGTAAGCTTAACGGATGAAAGGCCAGCGAAAGACGCCATCCGCAGATATCTCTCATGCTCAGGCAATTTTCGCCCACACGCTCATCGCCGCCGTGCGCAGTTCGCGATGGTGGCCGGAGGAGATGTCGTGGCGCGGGATTTGAAATAGGTTGGCGATCGGATCATGGATGGAGACGAAGCGTTGTAGATGTCGCTGTGACTTGAAGCACTTCATGATCCGCTCTCGCCGCCGGACTGGTTGGTGAGAATTCTCCGCCCGATTATCAACCCTTTGTGGAAGCGATGCTCGACACCCTGCATGATCTCTCGCTTTGCTGCGCCGTAGGACTGCAGCTTGTCGGTGATCATCGCACGCGGCGACCGTCCCTGACCCTTCAAGAGCTTGCACATCAGGCGCTTGGCGGCCTTTGCATTTCGGCGGCTTTGTACGAGA
This window harbors:
- the proV gene encoding glycine betaine/L-proline ABC transporter ATP-binding protein ProV is translated as MNSATEKDAPTQSATTKISLKNIYKVFGEHPKKAFALLRAGKTKSEIHAATGCSIGVNDASFDIRAGEIFVIMGLSGSGKSTLLRLLNRLIEPSSGSIEIDGRDITGMSRSELIALRRRDISMVFQSVALLPNRTVLNNAAFGLEVAGVGEAGRKQKALAALKAVGLDGYADSRPDQLSGGMKQRVGLARALASEPTILLMDEAFSALDPLIRTEMQDELVRLQSEHSRTIVFVSHDLDEAMRIGDRICIMQNGNVVQVGTPDEIVTQPANDYVRSFFRNVDVAHVFKAGDVARKSQVTIIEREGVSAAAALERMKNYDREYAIILGRDKTYHGMISQTSLIEKMRAKAADPYRGAFLTEIQAIPASEPLSNVLGKVAASPWPVPVVCDRNRYIGSISKSALLETLDRAS